In one Podarcis muralis chromosome 7, rPodMur119.hap1.1, whole genome shotgun sequence genomic region, the following are encoded:
- the GNL2 gene encoding nucleolar GTP-binding protein 2 translates to MVKPGFKGRASINPSRASTNPDRPNGAGGHNMRDRATIRRLNMYRQKERRNNRGKVIRPLQFQSTVAPGTVARVEPNIKWFGNTRVIKQSSLQKFQEEMETVMKDPYRVVMKQTKLPLSLLHDRIKPHNSKVHILDTETFETTFGPKAQRKRPNLSASDVQSLVENATAGASSYDQDKDRDRVTEDTGVREEAREEIYKKGQSKRIWGELYKVIDSSDVVVQVLDARDPLGTRSPHVETYLKKEKPWKHLIFVLNKCDLVPTWATKRWVAILSQEYPTLAFHASLTNPFGKGAFIQLLRQFGKLHIDKKQISVGFIGYPNVGKSSVINTLRSKKVCNVAPIAGETKVWQYITLMRRIFLIDCPGVVYPSGDTETDIVLKGVVQVEKIKCPEDHIAAVLERAKPEYVSKTYKVDFWENAEDFLEKLAFQMGKLLKGGEPDVSTVSKMVLNDWQRGRIPFFVKPPNMEQGPQPTGAALEVPAAANLSESPEESLVVMETAAAEPRGEEGPPQATKWPLSHVRQNFGKLHVAPQFLKEDLIPVDVLDVDGSDSDPEDEEEEEKDGEEEGHSQLGKTDNRPSGKESARQDPKAVLKSLDEKIAKYKKFLDKAKAKRFSAIRIPKGLSEKVFAKSQLDSGAVASDEAAGSPRKAEKRGRQEDGEQDQGASPVKVCKKQSSKERRRAERQQHSKKVGVRYYDTHNVKNKNRNKKKPNSAGQKSKTKRNKHK, encoded by the exons atgGTGAAGCCGGGATTCAAAGGCCGCGCCAGCATCAACCCCTCGCGGGCCAGCACCAACCCCG ATCGGCCAAATGGCGCTGGAGGCCACAACATGCGGGACCGGGCAACCATCCGGCGCCTCAACATGTACAGGCAGAAGGAACGCAG GAACAATCGTGGGAAAGTGATCCGGCCACTGCAGTTCCAGTCCACGGTGGCACCCGGCACGGTGGCAAGAGTGGAGCCCAACATCAAATGGTTTG GTAACACGAGGGTGATCAAGCAGTCGTCCCTCCAGAAGTTCCAAGAGGAGATGGAGACAGTGATGAAGGACCCCTACAGAGTTGTCATGAAGCAAACCAAGCTGCcactctctctcctccatgacCGAATTAAGCCTCAT AATTCGAAAGTCCACATTCTCGACACAGAAACGTTTGAAACTACATTTGGCCCCAAAGCACAAAGGAAGCGGCCCAACCTCTCAGCAAGTGATGTGCAGTCCCTGGTGGAAAACGCCACAGCTGGAGCCAGCAGCTATGACCAAGACAAGGACAGGGATCGGGTGACAGAAGATACTGGAGTGAG GGAGGAGGCGCGAGAGGAGATCTACAAGAAGGGGCAGTCCAAGCGCATCTGGGGAGAACTGTACAAG GTCATTGATTCATCAGATGTCGTTGTGCAAGTGCTGGATGCCAGAGACCCCTTGGGAACCCGCTCCCCGCACGTGGAGACTTACCTGAAGAAGGAGAAGCCCTGGAAGCACCTAATTTTTGTCTTGAACAAGTGTGACCTTGTGCCCACATGGGCCACG AAACGCTGGGTGGCTATTCTCTCCCAGGAGTACCCAACTTTGGCCTTTCACGCCAGCCTCACAAACCCCTTTGGAAAAGGGGCCTTCATTCAACTCTTGAGACAGTTCGGAAAG CTGCATATAGACAAGAAGCAGATCAGTGTGGGCTTCATTGGCTACCCCAATGTGGGAAAGAGCTCTGTGATCAACACACTCCGTTCCAAGAAGGTCTGCAATGTGGCTCCCATTGCTGGCGAGACAAAG GTGTGGCAGTACATCACCTTGATGCGCCGCATCTTCCTCATTGACTGCCCAGGTGTGGTGTACCCCTCCGGTGACACAGAGACGGACATTGTGCTGAAGGGAGTG GTTCAAGTGGAAAAAATCAAGTGCCCGGAAGACCACATCGCTGCCGTGCTAGAAAGGGCCAAGCCGGAATACGTCAGCAAGACGTACAAAGTGGACTTCTGGGAGAATGCAGAGGACTTCCTTGAGAAGCTGGCCTTTCAGATGGGGAAGCTGCTCAAG GGAGGAGAGCCTGATGTGAGCACAGTGAGCAAAATGGTGCTGAATGACTGGCAGAGAGGCCGCATTCCTTTCTTCGTGAAGCCCCCAAATAtggagcagggcccccag CCCACAGGTGCTGCTTTGGAAGTGCCCGCAGCTGCCAATCTGAGCGAGAGCCCTGAGGAGAGCCTTGTTGTGATGGAGACAGCCGCAGCAGAGCCCAGGGGTGAGGAGGGCCCCCCACAGGCAACGAAATGGCCCTTGTCCCATGTGCGGCAGAACTTTGGGAAGCTCCACGTGGCCCCTCAGTTCTTGAAGGAGGACCTGATCCCCGTGGATGTGCTTGATGTTGATGGGTCGGACAGTGATccagaagatgaggaggaggaggagaaagatggggaggaggaagggcacTCCCAGCTTGGCAAGACAGATAACAGGCCCTCTGGCAAGGAAAGCGCCAGGCAGGACCCAAAGGCAGTGCTGAAGTCCCTGGATGAGAAGATTGCCAAGTACAAGAAATTCTTGGACAAGGCCAAGGCCAAGAGGTTCTCGGCAATAAG AATCCCCAAAGGACTGAGTGAAAAAGTCTTTGCAAAATCACAGTTGGACTCTGGTGCAGTTGCAAGTGATGAAGCTGCAG GGAGCCCGAGGAAAGCTGAGAAAAGAGGACGGCAAGAGGATGGTGAACAGGACCAGGGTGCCAGTCCAGTGAAGGTTTGCAAGAAACAGAGTTCCAAAGAG AGGAGAAgagcagagcggcagcagcactCAAAGAAAGTCGGCGTCCGATACTATGACACACATAatgtcaaaaacaaaaacaggaacaaGAAGAAACCCAACTCAGCAGGGCAGAAATCAAAAACTAAGAGAAATAAACACAAGTAA